A segment of the Anguilla anguilla isolate fAngAng1 chromosome 6, fAngAng1.pri, whole genome shotgun sequence genome:
GGATTTTTTGCGGTTTGACTGTGTAACTTTGGTTGCTAGCTACAGCAGTTAATGAGCTAGATTAGACATgtcagtagctagctagcaaacttGGCATGTCAGTTTATAACCAGCAGTGTAGGtaatttagctaacgttagctggatGTCTGCGGTGCGTTTTGGTCACAACGTTATATAACCACGGCCTGTTTTGGTCGCTAACATAGATGGCTAGAAATAACGCGAACCTATTGCTAGCTTGCTCTGCTAGTTGGATATTTAGCCTGCTCAAACTTTAAGGAGCCATTTAGATTTCCCCGTtttgcttcttttaaaaaaaaatatatacgaTAGCAGACTGGTTTGTCAGATTTTAAAGCAGTGTTTCAATAATGCATCCCCACAGCGCGAAATAATTCCTCTTTGCATGCCACCTTGACCtgaatgcattatatttttaaaatcacaactGCTGATATATCATCATTCTTTTAACAAAATTGCCTGACCATTTTTGCCAGATAAAGTAGTTAAACCAAGTGAACGTTTTAGTGGACGTATTCTTTTAGTTCGGACGATCAACTGAGTTACCTTTTCTGTTTAAGTGGTTCCCAAATGATTTTCTTCTGTCTTTCCCTTGTCTTTCCCGTCATGCCTATTCTCTCCAGATTGTCGGAGCGCAACTGCATTGAAATTGTTGCCAAATTGGTTGGGGATAAGCAGTTGGATGTAGTGCACACGCTGGATGGGAAGGAGTACATCACCCCAACTCAGATTAGCAGAGAGATCCGGGATGAGCTTTATGTTCATGGAGGTCCGTTGCACCCATAAATCATGGagaatcattatttttaatttacataactACTATTGCAACCCTAGTCAGAATTAATATAAGGTGTTTAGAGGTGTTTTGCAGTATGTTCTGGGACAGATTTCATCTGTGCACagtattgtaaaaatgtaatgcgCTTGGTTTAAAAATTGTGACAAGGGATGATGTTTGTAAAAAATACAGCTGTAAATCTGTATTTAGAACTTGAAATGGATTCCTAGAACAGCGTTTTAAATAGGCTGTAAAtttgcactttctttttttcaaggcCGGGTGAACATTGTGGACCTGCAACAGGTGAGGGTTTTCccttcaaaatgtatttatctttcATATGGGACTCTGTATGACATAAAATTGGTATAACATTTAACAAGAGTGCAGTTTGGCCTAGAGGGACCTAGAGGGGCGTCCTTCTGCTTGAATGAAAGACCAGTCCAGTTCGAGTAGCAGAACATTTGTACCAGTCACAAGCTTATATagctctatatatatatatacatatatatatatatatatatatatatatatatatatatagcctatatatatgtgtgtgtgtgtgtgtgtgtgtgtgtgtgtgtgtgtgtgtgtgtgtgttctttctaTGTGTATTGAATATGTGTGGAGTCTCAATACAGTAGAGGACCTCAGCAGGTGTGCAATAGAACACCTCTTTTACTGACTCATATTTAAGTGGTCTATCCCTGAAACTTTGACTTTTTAATTCCTATTACATTACTAGAAAAGCCAATCATGTAAATTGATTGTTCTAGAAAAAAAGCTAAGCCATAAATAAGTGCTATTTGTTCACACTGTATTTCTTCTTGCAGATTATTAATGTGGACTGGGTCCATGTTGAGGCCAGAGCCAATGACATTGCAAAGTCAGACAAAAGTGTTCAGCTGGTACTGGGACAACTCATTGATGAGTAAGTTCATGTGCGAACCAATTACAAAACTGTAATGAATAAGTATATTGGAAAAGAAACAGTCATGGCACATTTCTATTCATATTCTCTCAtcattgccatttttaataacagtaataatacagGCATTTATACAGCATATTTAAAGCTTCATTGTAATGGACTGTTAGAAGATAAGAATAATTACAAAAGGTTCTCTCCAATCACATGTTTAATGAATAattccccccacaccccttaCTTCACCTCTTCAGCACCTATCTGGACCAGCTTGCAGAGGAGGTCAATGACAAACTGCAGGCGGCTGGCCAGGTCAGCATCGCAGAACTCTGCAAAAGCTTTGATCTTCCAGGGGATTTTCTGACTGAGGTGAGTCGCAAGACATCAGTAAAGTATGAATGATCCACCAGGAGTCGTGCTTAACGTCAGTTAAGAATTTTCCCAGAAAACACAAAgggctgttttaaaaaaaattaaaaaaaataaataaaaaaaatcccagggAATGACTTACCAAGATTTTGTAAATTAAGATATGTTGGCACGGTCTGATTGGGGTTCCATTTATATCTCACAACCAAGCATCTTTTCTGAGTTTCGTTTAACCGTCACCGTATTACATTTCTTTGCGAACCGGGACTGTCCGATGTGGGTTGGGGGCGAATCTGCGTATTCTTAGCGATGACCGTTTCATGGGTTTGAGTTTCCATCACGGATAACTGCACACCTGCCCTCGTTCCTCAGGTATTGTCCCAACGCCTTGGTAAGATCATCAATGGCCAGATGGACCAGTACAACCGTGGCGTGATTTTCACGCAGGCGTTCCTCTCCCGCCACAAAGCGCGCGTTTGCGGGCTCTTCAGCGCGGTGACTCGGTATGACGCACGCCCGGTTCGCTGCGAAGCGCACACGCCCGTTTttactctttttctctttctgtctgctgcAGAACCCATTTCaggtcattttttgtttgtttttatttgcaggCCAACACCACTCATTAATCTGATTGGTCTCCATGGATTTCATGAACATCTTCTGTATTGTAAGTTATTATGAGGCTCAATCGAAGTCCCAATTGGAATATAAATGTGAACACTCATTTTAAAGTTTCTTGAACTTATTTGATAGCTTACTGTATTACGTTTTTTTGGCAACTGAGCACATTTTATACCAGCTGGGAAAAGCTTTTTGTTTAACCAATTTTGATAAtgttaaattctttttttccaaaagagAAGGATGAGCTGTTAGATTTTGTTTCACTGATTGATGCAGTTGCACAACACAAGTGTATCAGGTTTACTTTCAATTGCTTAAAATGCAAGCCTAAAATTTCTTAAATCATCATTCAACAAACAGATACTTGGATACTTTGTGCCTTAATTTTAGATGTTTTGGTAAAttgtatgtatttgaaaattaacCCCAGAGAAAGATTTACTGGAAGATGCCAagtgcacacacagtgcacacacagacatacacacacgcacacggatgACGCCCTTGTCCTAGCAGCGTTGTTGCTCTCTCACCAGCGGTTTTGGAGGAGCTCGTGAACAGTGGTCGTCTCAAAGGCACTGTTGTGGGGGGGAGACAGGACAAAGCCGTCTACATTCCCGACATCTACTCCAAAACGCAGAACGCCTGGGTCGACTCCTTCCTCAAGCAAAACGGATACTTAGGTACCCGCCTCGTCTTCACACGATTATCGCATTTGCACGTTAGTGCGGCATATCGTAATCCTTAGTATTACATTACTGTTACCACTAAAGCACATCtaaaacaggaagaaagaaagagaacaaaaatgGACATGATCTCATTTTATGAACATGGGGGGAGAAAGGTATAATAACAATAGTCaaagtcaaatatattttagaaaagAACATTTTCCTTTAAAGCCTGCAAAACTACACTCACCGGGATTGAGGGAGTTTGTCCGCATGTTTGCGAAAGTTTGGCCTGCGTCTGTTTCCCTTTAGAGTTTGACGCTTTGACCAGGCTGGGAATCCCCGATCCGGTGAATTACATCAAGAAGCGGTTCAAGACCAGCAAGCTCCTGTTCCTGAAGGCTGTCTGTGTGGGCCCGGCCATCGTCGACCAGGTGGAGGCTTCCGTGGAAGAGGCAGTGAACTCCGGCAGCTGGACTGACCTGCAGGTAGGCCCACCTACACACATAGCAGCCATGCACAACATTAACAGAGCTCTCTTAAAGGGCACCAGGTTAACAGTCAAAttaaatgcagtgaaaacaCGCTTTTTAGCGTAACTTGTTATGGCATGTATAACAAATGTCAAGTTAATAGTCCTACCATGACTGgtttggaatttttattttgttttctatgAAATCCATATTTTTAATGGGCCattagaaaattattattattattttttgtaagtaAATCAAATGAGAAGTTTCAGCTGTCCCATTTTTGAAGTCTTATTTGGTGTTCCTGCCCTCTCCTGCAGCCGATGCTCCCGAGCTGCCTGTCCCCGGAGGACATCAGCATCTTGCTGAACCAGGTCATGAGAACCGCGAACGTGCAGTCGTCCGCCAGGATCGTGAGCGGCACCGTGGTCGTCAGCGAGAAGTTCATCggcagctgcctctctctgttCGACGAATCCATGCAGCAGAGGGCAGTGAAGGTACAGTGAGCTTCACGGCGGCAGAGGACCGGCTGCCGACGCCGAGCCGGCGACGCGAGCCGCGGCTTTTATGATTATGCCGTCCGGCGACGTCTGGCGGGATCGTTCAGCGTTAAGCGAGGGCTCGCGCAACCCGGCTGGTTttacattgccaaagcaatAGTTCATTTAGGGCAAGGAACTGTAAATGGGGTTTCTGCAACAGgaaatcattaaaatgttttcatttgctttgtctttttcccGGATGATTCGGCAGCTGATTCGCTGTCTTATACGTTGATATGTGATTGATTTAATTGTTCTGTGAGCACTCCTCAGCCACTGTCCACATTCTGTGTTATTTTACTATGGGCATCCTGTGTATTTCCAGTCATGGTGTCTCAGGGTAGCTCGGTGCACCATTTCACTTCTGTCATCTGAGCGCTGCTCTCTTTCAGGAAATAAAGAACAACCCGGTGTTTCTGTTCACCGAAGAGGACGTGAAACAAGGCTCTGCTCTGGCGGAGAATGCAGCCccctccaaaaaagaaaagagggaagAACAACGGAGGAAAAAGGCCACAGGTAGTAGAACCTTCCTTCTAAATGTAGTTTATATGAAATACACGCTGGATAGTCACACATTTTAAGTTACCCGGCTGAAATAAAGCACACACTACATTATTGTCTGCTGCATTGCATGATAAAAATTATCAATTGTTTGTTAAAGGTGGGTATAGCCCTGATGTAACTCCCAATTTTTCTCCTCTCCATTGGTGTTGTGCTGTAATATGGTGTTGtgaagctgtacctcattgatCATTACAGATTTTTCCTTATgtgtaaatttttaaaaaaatttgctAGTGGTTCACTACTtgcccatttttgttttcatatccaTTTCTTAGGACCTTTTAATCTGGCTGTGTAAGCATGCCATATTGTTTCTGACCATTTTTATGGGTGTCTCCTACCACAAAATTGCGAATGAGCGTGTGTAATTTATTCGATTGCGTAAATGGAACCAGTCTTGGTAAATCGGttgttaatgtattagtatctGCAACCGCAACAGAGCTGCAATATGTTTTTGCACTGCGACTGCttccttagtaaatatggccctatGTGGCCTTCCtgatattcattttcaaatgcctATTGACAAGAGATGAattccacacacccccccccccccaaaggcagctttttatgtatattttcagAATGGAGATGCCtaatctaaaatatatatatatatataatttttatgtaTATGTGCAGAGTGGAGATGcctatctttaaaaaaataataataatatccagATCTGGTTTTATGTACATTTGCAGAGTGGAGAGATGcctgatttttcatttttattgcttaAGAGGGCAGCGGCAGTGTgaaaggtggaggaggagggaacgCCAGAGAAATAAGGATACGCAAAACCAAGAAGAagagcaggaggggggaggaggacagcgaCGAAGAAAATGCAGCTGCTCCGCAAAGTACGCCAAGAGCCAtaaaatcacccccccccagaCGTGTTAGCGCACGCCTGAAACGTCATTGCTCCGCTGTGCTAGGATGTTCTAACGCATCATCACATGACAAAAGGCCTGACACTAATGCTTTTTTACTTATAACTGTAATCTGTACTGCAGTCAGAATTGGTTCAATTGTATTGTTGAAAAACGTTTTTGGTTCTCAATATAATAGTTAAATTCCTGCAGATTATTGCAgtcatttttaaaggaaacGTCTGCTTTCAAAAATCATTCCAACAAAGTTATCCTTTCCTACAGATTCCTACATTTTTGTTATTGgcatgttttgttaaaaatactCCCCTCCCAATCCAGTATCTAAAGAGTATTTGTGACGCCTAATTTGGCCCAGGTTTGGCCGTACgtcgtgtgtctgtttgtgctctGAAACGGTCGTTAGTGAAGAGGTGTGTGCAATAGAGAGCTCCCAGGTTAAATCCACAACAGGCCCGCCTGCTTAAGGGAATTGTCATCCACTCCAGTGCCACCGTGTCGTACAGCGATCGAATGCACCAGGGCTCAATTACAGAGGAAATTACGCCTTTTCATTACACTTCCTTCTTCTCCAACAGGTCGAAACAAACAGGCGGAAGTGCCGTTCCTGTCCCCGGAGGAAGTGACGGCTGTTTTGGAGAAGCATGTGTGCGACTGCCCCGAGGAGATGCTCTCCGAGCTGGCCGAGCACCTAATGAGGTAGCGCTTCGCCAGTTGCATTTacgtgtttatttatgtttggaTTTTTGGTGATTTCCTCTATTCATAAAGTGTCTCGGAGTAGGCGTGCTGATCTGAAAACAGTTATTGCTCTGTGACActatgaatgggggggggggggggtctggtctCCTAATCTGTAGTACTGGGACACTTCAGGTCATGAGACTTTGAGACATGGATCCTCTGATTATAAAATGCACCTTGTATCACACTGTTgtcacacacatttcagtgcaAACAGTATGTAGTATTATATGAGCCTACTGTAAAacctatatatttttaacttgtTGAGGATTAAATTCTTTGTGTGCACTATTCAGTACAGTTTTAGGCTTGAGTAGCAACACACTTTAATGCAGAATGCTCTCTGCATTGGAAGTAAAATTTTGTGCGTACACTGCCATATGTCACGTGCGCCATGGAtgtgcacaaacatgcatgttcGCCTGTCAGAAAAATTCCCTTGTTGCCGAGGCACCACTTTGTGATGTATTTTGCACCAACCAGCTAGCCCACATCTGCCTCTTCAGTTTTCAGGTATATTTTCTCAAGCGTAGAATTAACACGTCAAGGACGGGTTTTATTTTGTAAGCATGAACATTGGAGATGGATAACAAACAGACCTCTTTTGCTCTGACAAGTGCTCATTGGACTCTTTCTCAGTGAAGGTGAAGCACAGCGTTTGTTCGCTCATTTAATTGATTGTCTTGCTTCACAGGCCTTTGACGAAAAAGTACCAGGAAGTTGTGCGGACGGTTTTCATGTCCTCCACAAACTCCAGCACTGGAGCCAGCAGGAAACAGAACGTCAAGGATCTGCAAGAGGAGATCAACAACCTTTACCATAACATCCGACTCTTTGAAAAGGGGACAAAGTTATTTTCAGGTACATTTaactttttgacattttggcTTGCTCTGTGAAGTTTGGTGAGTTTGGTACAGCAATAAAAAGCTCTGAGAGCCTGagagtttatttttaacaaataatttgCAAGTTTAACACTCCTAAAATaaacttcctgtctgtctgtgtctgtctctctgaatgGTGTGATTCATTAACATTTCCAAAATAGAATTGgcaagcaaggtttttttttctcagcaagCACAAAAAACTTTATCTATCTTTCTACTGTGTGCTTTTAGAAGTATTCATTTGGAACAAGTGTCACAGAATAGACTGATACCCAGGACAAAtaccaatgtaaaaaaaaaaaagaataataataatctgattGCTGTGCTTGTGCAATGACCTATGGCAACAATGCAGGTATGGATCACATCATTTACTGTTAGAGGAGATCGGGATTATATATCCAAGTTCAGCAAATCCATTTTGGGAATTTGTCCAGGACACCAGAGGCTACATAATAATGTCAGCAGGGCCCTAATCATGTTTCACATCTGCAATGCAAAGTGCCCTCACCTGCAGCCAGACGTTGAGCGATTAAAGTcgatctttctttttttttctttcgatttttctttaataaatctGTTTAATTAATAAGCTCCTTCTTCGTCTAAAAGACGAAACTCAGGCGAGCATTTCCAAACACGTCCTGAAGACCGTGTGCGCTGATGTCACCAACATCCTCGTGAACTTTGCGGCGGCGGAGTTGATGACGGCCGCCGAGAGTCCCAGCTCGATCACCAATGAGGTGAGCTTCTGGCGTACGCTAACCGCAGCCATTGGACCGCtgttgtctgtgtgcgtgtctcctTAGGTCCGTAGACCTGTGTTTTAATGGTTTTCTCTTCTGAGCATGTGCGTGCTGTACTGAGAAATGACTTGCCTTTCTTCAGAGATTATTTCAACATGCTTATCTTGGGTGTGTTACTGTATATGTCTGCCTCTTCAGGTCAGGGTGAAGATTTTGGGGAAGCTGCCAGAGGAAACTAAGGCACCTCTTATGAAGCTACACAACAGTCTAAATGGAAAGGTAAAAGGcttttattataatataattccctctccaccttagctgatGTGGggtgagcattctggcacaaaatggctgccgtgcatcacccagatgGGTGCTGCATATtagtggtgggtgaggtgagctcccactcatcactgtaaagcactttgagcgttcggaaaagtgctctataaatgcaatgattcattcattcgttcaatAAACCTCTCTTAATGACAAGTGGGCGGGGCACACCCCAAGCAGTTCCCATAGTGCACAGAGACTGTGGCACTTTTCAGGGCTTCCCACAAAAATACGAACCCTCTGACCCCATAAAATAGACGCACTTATTTACCGTGCTTATAAACTTTATTGTTAATCGGTTCGTTCTTCTTGTAGAGCATTGAAGACTTCCTAACCAATTTGGAACCCTCCGCTGAGGTGTGTGGGTTCCTGCTGAAGAAAGGAgacaagaagagagagaggtaaaaaGCCAGCCGCCTCCCTGCTGCGCGGGTGGCATGGGGTAAAATTCGAAGCCGCTCCGACTGCGGGGGGGCCCGTTTGAAGTCACGTTTTAGGAATTAATTAACCTTAAAGCACGCTACGCGGATCTTCAAAGGGAccttttcctccccccccccccccgtctgctcCCCAGGCAGGCTCTGTTCCAGCACCGCCAGGccctgctggagcagctgaaggTGACGGAGGACCCCGCCCTGGTCCTCCACCTGGCCAGCGTGCTGCTGTTCCAGCTGCACACCCACTGCATGCTGCACGCCCCGGGCCGATGCGTGCCGCAGATCATAGGCACCCTCGTGGGCCGGGTCGCCGAGGTACGGGGGTCTCCCCTTACGTgacctgcccccgcccccgccctctcGAAAATCCTCCAGTGTTAGCATTCATGCCAGAAGCCTCCAAACTCACTAAGTTATGCAAATAAATTCGCCCTTATTCAAATTCAACCCCGCCCCAAAAGAATTCCTGGCCATGCCACTGGCTATATCCGTGACATTGAGCGATGAATTTAAGCCTTACTCATTAACATTGAGCACTTCCCACACTCTTGAGGTGAAAGTAAAGAACATATTCATTAATTGCAAAGAGCACTTACGGCAGACTTACTCGAGGTCCAAAGCGAGTGCAGCAAGTGCCCTAGTTCAGTGGCTGTAGAAGGTATGAAACAGTATTTAAGGAGTTGTTTATCCTCTTCTCCAGGATCAGCACAGGC
Coding sequences within it:
- the ufl1 gene encoding E3 UFM1-protein ligase 1 encodes the protein MAADWEEIRRLAADFQRAQFADTVQRLSERNCIEIVAKLVGDKQLDVVHTLDGKEYITPTQISREIRDELYVHGGRVNIVDLQQIINVDWVHVEARANDIAKSDKSVQLVLGQLIDDTYLDQLAEEVNDKLQAAGQVSIAELCKSFDLPGDFLTEVLSQRLGKIINGQMDQYNRGVIFTQAFLSRHKARVCGLFSAVTRPTPLINLIGLHGFHEHLLYSVLEELVNSGRLKGTVVGGRQDKAVYIPDIYSKTQNAWVDSFLKQNGYLEFDALTRLGIPDPVNYIKKRFKTSKLLFLKAVCVGPAIVDQVEASVEEAVNSGSWTDLQPMLPSCLSPEDISILLNQVMRTANVQSSARIVSGTVVVSEKFIGSCLSLFDESMQQRAVKEIKNNPVFLFTEEDVKQGSALAENAAPSKKEKREEQRRKKATEGSGSVKGGGGGNAREIRIRKTKKKSRRGEEDSDEENAAAPQSRNKQAEVPFLSPEEVTAVLEKHVCDCPEEMLSELAEHLMRPLTKKYQEVVRTVFMSSTNSSTGASRKQNVKDLQEEINNLYHNIRLFEKGTKLFSDETQASISKHVLKTVCADVTNILVNFAAAELMTAAESPSSITNEVRVKILGKLPEETKAPLMKLHNSLNGKSIEDFLTNLEPSAEVCGFLLKKGDKKRERQALFQHRQALLEQLKVTEDPALVLHLASVLLFQLHTHCMLHAPGRCVPQIIGTLVGRVAEDQHRLLSKYQTLVVKQLVGQSKKAGQGHPEAESMEQEDEAEAVRKELQSLTGEVKDLVLSSRKTSVTEE